From a single Bacillus sp. BGMRC 2118 genomic region:
- a CDS encoding LLM class flavin-dependent oxidoreductase: protein MEIGISTFVETTPDVHTGKVVSHAERIREVVEEIIVADQVGLDVFGVGEHHREDFAASSPAVILAAAAPQTKHIRLTSAVTVLSSADPVRVYQDFATLDGISNGRAEIMAGRGSFIESFPLFGYDLRDYDELFEEKLDLLLKITQSENVSWKGKFRPEIKDRGIYPRPVQEPLPVWIGSGGNSESVVRAGLLGLPLVLAIIGGRPTQFAPLVQLYKNAAAHAGHNPEILPVASHSHGFIAETTELAADIFFPSTQQVMNKLGKERGWGPYTRASFDDARSFEGALYVGDPKTVADKIIHLRKNVGVTRFMLHVPVGSMPHEDVLKTIELLGKEVAPIVREEVKNWEKEEADNK from the coding sequence ATGGAGATTGGAATAAGTACGTTTGTTGAAACAACACCAGATGTACATACTGGGAAGGTTGTTAGTCATGCTGAACGTATTCGTGAAGTAGTAGAGGAAATTATAGTGGCAGATCAAGTTGGTTTGGATGTATTTGGTGTTGGTGAACATCACCGTGAAGATTTTGCGGCATCATCTCCAGCAGTGATTTTAGCAGCAGCAGCACCCCAAACAAAGCATATTCGGTTAACTAGTGCAGTGACTGTATTATCATCGGCAGACCCTGTCCGAGTTTATCAAGATTTTGCAACGTTAGATGGCATTTCGAATGGAAGAGCTGAAATAATGGCAGGTAGAGGTTCCTTCATTGAATCATTTCCACTATTTGGTTATGATTTACGTGATTACGATGAATTGTTTGAAGAGAAGTTAGATTTGTTATTAAAAATTACACAATCAGAAAACGTATCATGGAAGGGAAAGTTTCGTCCAGAAATTAAGGATAGAGGCATTTACCCTAGACCCGTACAGGAGCCTCTGCCGGTCTGGATTGGTAGTGGAGGAAACTCTGAATCGGTCGTTCGTGCAGGATTACTCGGTTTACCATTAGTATTAGCCATTATAGGTGGGCGCCCAACTCAATTTGCGCCATTAGTTCAGCTATATAAAAATGCTGCAGCACATGCAGGTCATAATCCAGAGATATTACCCGTTGCATCGCATTCACATGGATTCATTGCTGAAACAACCGAGTTAGCAGCAGATATATTTTTCCCTTCTACACAGCAAGTGATGAATAAATTAGGAAAAGAACGAGGATGGGGACCATATACAAGAGCTAGTTTTGATGATGCACGAAGCTTTGAAGGTGCCTTATACGTCGGTGACCCTAAAACAGTTGCAGATAAAATTATACATCTCCGAAAGAATGTCGGTGTCACACGATTCATGCTACATGTACCAGTAGGGTCTATGCCACATGAAGATGTATTGAAAACGATTGAATTACTAGGAAAAGAAGTAGCTCCAATTGTTCGAGAAGAAGTGAAGAATTGGGAAAAAGAAGAAGCAGACAATAAGTAA
- a CDS encoding iron ABC transporter permease yields MIHSKLVKKQRILLLSLFALILVTSVISMGLGYSSVTFDRILPTLFGNGTFKEEFVIYSIRLPRIIITLLAGMALAISGSILQGITRNDLADPGIIGINAGTGVAIAVFFLYFPIEVGTFVYALPAVGFVGALLTACLIFLFSYKKGFGLQPIRLILIGVGFSMALSGAMVVLISSSEREKVDFISKWLAGNIWGTDWPFILALLPWLVLLIPFTLYHANKLNILNLSEPTAIGVGISINKDRFVLLFTAVALAAAAVSVTGGIAFVGLMAPHIAKTLVGPRNQLFLPIATLIGGWLLLFADTIGRNLVEPEGIAAGIMTAIIGAPYFIFLLLKKS; encoded by the coding sequence ATGATACATTCAAAACTAGTGAAGAAACAGCGAATATTATTACTCAGTCTCTTTGCTTTAATACTAGTAACGTCAGTTATTAGTATGGGGCTTGGCTATTCTTCTGTTACGTTTGATAGAATTTTACCTACCTTATTTGGAAATGGTACATTCAAGGAAGAATTTGTTATATATTCTATCCGCTTACCAAGAATTATCATCACGCTTTTAGCTGGTATGGCCTTAGCTATTTCTGGTTCCATCTTACAAGGAATTACTCGAAATGATTTAGCTGATCCGGGTATCATCGGAATTAATGCAGGTACTGGGGTTGCAATTGCAGTTTTTTTCTTATATTTCCCAATTGAGGTAGGTACTTTTGTATATGCACTTCCTGCTGTAGGTTTTGTTGGTGCGCTTCTGACTGCATGCTTAATCTTTTTGTTTTCTTATAAAAAAGGCTTCGGTCTACAGCCTATACGCTTAATACTAATTGGTGTTGGATTTTCCATGGCCTTATCAGGAGCAATGGTCGTATTAATTTCATCTTCTGAGCGTGAAAAAGTAGACTTTATTTCGAAATGGTTAGCCGGAAATATATGGGGCACGGATTGGCCGTTTATCCTTGCACTTTTACCTTGGCTAGTTCTATTAATTCCATTTACGCTTTATCATGCAAACAAGTTGAACATCTTAAATTTAAGTGAACCAACCGCTATTGGGGTGGGAATCTCCATTAATAAAGACAGATTTGTATTATTATTCACAGCTGTTGCTTTAGCGGCTGCTGCTGTATCGGTAACCGGTGGCATAGCCTTTGTAGGACTGATGGCTCCACATATCGCGAAGACATTAGTGGGTCCTAGAAACCAGTTATTCCTTCCTATTGCTACACTTATAGGTGGTTGGCTTTTATTATTTGCTGACACAATCGGTAGAAATTTAGTGGAACCTGAAGGAATTGCAGCTGGGATTATGACTGCAATCATAGGGGCACCGTACTTTATTTTCCTTTTATTGAAAAAATCATAA
- a CDS encoding iron ABC transporter permease has product MQHNRLSFSLKLVLGLILLLVTFFISLIFGAADTEVKEVWLALTSTVKTDTIVMLREIRLPRVVAAVLVGAGLSVAGAIMQGITRNPLADPSILGLTAGANAALAVTIALVPSANYFAIMIACFIGAGIGTIIVVSIGSAKKGGFSPLRIVLAGAAVSAFLYAIADGVGLYFNISKDVSMWSAGGIIGTTWGQLQVIAPFVIIGMVISIFLSRQLTILSLDEEVAIGLGQNITAIKFALFVIVILLAGASVALVGNLAFIGLMIPHIVRAIVGTDYRFVLPMSAVAGAIFMLFADTLGRNLNAPFETPVPAIVAIIGLPFFLFIVHKGGKVLS; this is encoded by the coding sequence ATGCAGCATAATCGCTTATCATTTAGTTTAAAGCTTGTCCTAGGACTTATATTGTTATTGGTTACGTTTTTTATTTCTTTAATTTTTGGAGCAGCTGACACAGAAGTAAAGGAAGTATGGCTTGCTCTTACCTCTACGGTAAAGACGGATACGATCGTAATGCTCAGAGAAATCAGACTTCCGAGAGTAGTTGCCGCGGTACTTGTTGGTGCCGGCTTATCAGTAGCTGGAGCAATCATGCAGGGAATAACGAGAAATCCTTTGGCGGATCCAAGTATTTTAGGACTAACAGCAGGGGCAAATGCTGCTCTTGCTGTTACGATTGCTTTAGTTCCTTCTGCTAATTACTTTGCCATCATGATTGCTTGTTTCATAGGTGCCGGAATTGGTACCATCATTGTTGTCAGTATTGGCTCAGCCAAAAAAGGCGGTTTTTCTCCCCTGCGTATCGTCCTTGCCGGGGCTGCTGTTTCTGCATTTTTATATGCGATTGCCGATGGTGTTGGTCTTTATTTCAACATTTCTAAGGACGTTTCAATGTGGAGTGCTGGAGGTATTATCGGGACAACGTGGGGTCAGTTACAAGTGATTGCACCCTTTGTCATTATTGGGATGGTCATTTCCATATTTCTATCAAGACAACTTACAATCTTAAGCCTTGATGAAGAAGTTGCAATTGGGTTAGGACAAAACATTACGGCTATAAAATTTGCTTTGTTTGTGATTGTCATACTGTTAGCTGGGGCATCTGTCGCTCTAGTTGGTAACCTTGCCTTTATTGGACTGATGATTCCACATATTGTTCGTGCTATTGTCGGCACAGATTATCGGTTCGTGCTACCTATGTCAGCAGTTGCAGGGGCTATATTTATGTTATTTGCCGACACACTCGGCCGTAACCTAAATGCACCGTTTGAAACCCCTGTTCCCGCAATTGTTGCCATTATTGGATTGCCCTTCTTTCTATTTATTGTTCATAAAGGAGGGAAGGTGTTATCATGA
- a CDS encoding iron-hydroxamate ABC transporter substrate-binding protein, which translates to MKKLLMPILLLTLLLSLAACGTNKDEPAETKGENEKTKASETITYESENGPVEVPADPKRVVVLSTYAGNVLALDVPLVGVDAWSKNNPRYELEGVEEVTDENLEKIIELEPDLIIGLSTIKNVDKLKELAPVVTFTYGKLDYLTQHLEIGKLLNKEQEAQDWINDFKKRAQESGEEIKAKIGEDATVSVIENFNKELYVFGDNWARGTEILYQEMKLNMPEKVKETALEPGYYTLSLEVLPEFAGDYLIVSKAEETETSFMESETFKNIPAVKNNRVFVANSKEFYFNDPITLEYQLEFFEDSFLGN; encoded by the coding sequence ATGAAAAAACTACTAATGCCAATACTACTGCTTACGTTACTACTTAGTCTTGCAGCATGTGGGACGAATAAGGACGAACCTGCAGAAACAAAAGGTGAAAATGAAAAGACGAAAGCTTCAGAAACCATTACATATGAATCAGAAAACGGCCCAGTTGAAGTACCTGCTGATCCTAAGCGTGTAGTTGTACTATCAACGTATGCTGGAAATGTTTTAGCACTGGATGTTCCCCTTGTTGGTGTTGATGCTTGGTCTAAGAATAATCCTCGCTATGAGCTAGAAGGCGTCGAAGAAGTGACAGACGAAAACTTAGAAAAAATTATTGAACTTGAGCCTGATTTAATTATCGGTCTTTCCACAATCAAAAATGTAGATAAATTGAAGGAACTTGCTCCAGTCGTTACATTTACGTATGGTAAGCTTGATTACTTAACACAGCACTTAGAAATTGGTAAGCTATTAAATAAGGAACAAGAAGCGCAAGACTGGATCAATGACTTTAAAAAACGTGCTCAAGAATCTGGTGAAGAAATTAAAGCTAAGATTGGTGAAGATGCTACAGTATCCGTAATTGAAAACTTTAATAAAGAATTATATGTATTCGGTGATAACTGGGCGCGTGGAACAGAGATTTTGTATCAAGAAATGAAGCTGAATATGCCTGAAAAAGTAAAAGAAACTGCTTTAGAGCCTGGATATTACACTCTATCCTTAGAAGTGCTCCCAGAATTTGCAGGTGATTACTTAATTGTAAGTAAAGCTGAAGAAACCGAAACTTCATTCATGGAGTCTGAAACATTCAAAAACATTCCGGCAGTAAAAAATAACCGAGTATTTGTAGCAAATTCAAAAGAATTCTACTTTAATGATCCGATTACACTAGAATATCAACTTGAGTTCTTTGAAGATTCATTTCTTGGGAACTAA
- a CDS encoding ABC transporter ATP-binding protein → MVRLITEQLNISYGDRLIVKDLSIEIPDKKITTIIGSNGCGKSTLLKAMTRIIPQQSGTIILDGESITKQSTKELAKKMAILPQSQESSSGLTVGELVSYGRFPYQKGFGRLTANDLDAINWALDVTGTSFFKHHPIDALSGGQRQRVWIAMALAQETPMIFLDEPTTYLDMAHQLEILELLKKLNKEQERTIVMVLHDLNQAARFADYIIAMKYGQIVKAGSPEDVITNEVLKEVFQIDALIGKDPTTNTPMCVTYHLLKGENGNEKTTNANTTAYVTT, encoded by the coding sequence ATGGTGCGCCTTATTACAGAGCAGTTAAACATCAGTTATGGAGATCGGCTTATTGTAAAAGATTTATCGATTGAAATACCAGATAAAAAAATAACAACAATTATTGGATCCAACGGTTGTGGTAAATCAACATTATTAAAAGCTATGACGAGAATTATTCCACAACAGTCCGGTACTATTATTTTGGATGGAGAAAGTATTACAAAGCAAAGTACAAAAGAACTTGCAAAAAAAATGGCCATTCTCCCTCAAAGCCAAGAGAGCTCAAGTGGTTTAACAGTAGGAGAGCTTGTGTCTTACGGACGTTTTCCCTATCAAAAGGGATTTGGCAGATTAACAGCTAATGACTTGGATGCTATTAATTGGGCCCTAGATGTTACGGGAACATCCTTCTTTAAACATCATCCAATTGATGCACTTTCCGGTGGTCAAAGGCAGCGTGTATGGATTGCTATGGCACTGGCTCAAGAAACACCCATGATATTTCTAGATGAACCGACCACATACCTTGATATGGCACATCAATTAGAAATATTAGAGTTATTAAAGAAATTAAATAAAGAGCAAGAACGAACAATTGTGATGGTTCTTCATGACTTAAACCAAGCCGCCAGATTTGCTGACTATATTATTGCAATGAAATATGGACAAATCGTGAAAGCTGGAAGTCCCGAAGATGTTATTACAAATGAAGTATTAAAGGAAGTCTTTCAAATTGATGCATTAATTGGGAAGGATCCTACAACGAACACGCCAATGTGTGTAACCTATCATCTACTTAAAGGAGAGAATGGAAATGAAAAAACTACTAATGCCAATACTACTGCTTACGTTACTACTTAG
- a CDS encoding NAD(P)/FAD-dependent oxidoreductase has protein sequence MTDIEIFDVTIIGGGPAGLYSAFYSGLRELKTKIIEFQPQLGGKIHIYPEKMIWDVGGQTPISGADLINQLTQQGLTFNPTVVLNERVTSISKDEEGLFRLKTTTGQEHVSKTVIVAVGSGILKPQRLHIEGAERFEVSNLHYTVKSLKYFKDRTIIISGGGNTAIDWANELVPIAKEVYVTHRKPSFSGHEAQITQLVNSSAHCLLNTTITKLMAGSSHETIDKVELTHQQTGEVQYIPVDDVIINHGFEQDSTLLNNSLIDINLVDEFYIEGNSFSESSVEGLYAAGDIIKYEGKINLIAGTFQDSANAVNKAKQFIEPEATEYGMVSSHNEVFKQRNRELIKKML, from the coding sequence ATGACGGATATAGAAATCTTCGATGTAACCATAATTGGTGGTGGTCCTGCTGGCTTATACTCTGCTTTTTATAGTGGACTTAGAGAATTGAAAACAAAGATTATAGAATTCCAACCACAACTTGGCGGAAAAATTCATATTTACCCAGAAAAGATGATATGGGATGTAGGTGGTCAAACACCAATCTCAGGTGCTGATCTAATTAACCAATTAACGCAACAAGGATTAACATTTAATCCAACCGTTGTGTTGAACGAGAGAGTAACCAGTATTTCTAAAGATGAAGAAGGATTATTTAGGTTAAAGACAACTACAGGTCAGGAGCACGTTTCAAAAACAGTGATTGTTGCAGTTGGGAGTGGAATCTTAAAGCCTCAAAGGTTACATATAGAAGGTGCTGAGCGATTTGAAGTCTCGAATCTTCATTATACAGTTAAATCTCTAAAGTACTTTAAAGACAGAACGATTATTATTTCAGGTGGTGGAAATACTGCAATTGATTGGGCAAATGAACTAGTGCCGATAGCTAAGGAGGTTTACGTCACTCATCGTAAGCCATCATTCTCAGGCCATGAGGCTCAAATTACACAACTAGTAAATAGTTCTGCACATTGTCTGTTGAATACGACAATTACAAAGTTAATGGCAGGCAGCAGTCATGAGACAATTGATAAAGTGGAATTAACACATCAACAAACTGGAGAGGTGCAGTATATACCTGTTGATGATGTCATTATTAATCATGGCTTTGAACAAGATTCTACCTTATTAAATAATAGTTTGATTGACATTAACCTTGTGGATGAATTTTATATAGAAGGTAATTCATTTAGTGAATCATCTGTTGAAGGGTTATATGCAGCAGGAGATATTATTAAATATGAAGGAAAGATAAACTTAATTGCAGGTACGTTTCAAGATTCAGCAAATGCAGTGAACAAGGCAAAGCAGTTTATAGAACCAGAAGCAACTGAATATGGAATGGTATCCTCACATAATGAAGTATTTAAACAGAGAAACCGTGAATTAATAAAGAAAATGTTATAG